The region GccctgctagtcctggaccaccacTAGTCCTGGACTACTGCTAGTCCTGGACGACGCCTAGTCCTGGAATAccgctagtcctggaccactgcttgTCCTGGACCAcccctagtcctggaccacttctCGTATTGGACCACTcctagtcctggaccattcaatgtcctggaccactgctaatCCTGGATCACTCGTAGTCCTGGAGccctgctagtcctggaccacctttagtcctggaccactgctagtcctggaccactgctagtcctggaccgctgctagtcctggaccactgctagttcTTTACCACTGCTATTcttggaccactgctagtcctggatcactggtagtcctggaccactgcttgTCCTGGACGGCTGCTaatcctggaccactgctagacctggaccactgctagtcctggaccactgctagtcctggacgactgctagtcctggaccactgctagtcctggaccactgctagtcctggacgaCTGCTaatcctggaccactgctagtcctggaccactgctagtcctggaccactgctggTCTTAGACCAGTCCTCATCCTTgaccagggaaggtggtgagggccaccatcttggaccagggaaggtggtgagggccaccatcttggaccagggaaggtggtgagggccaCCATCATGgaccagggaaggtggtgagggccaCCATCATGgaccagggaaggtggtgagggccaccatcttggaccagggaaggtggtgagggccaCCATCATGGAcctgggaaggtggtgagggccaCCATCATGGAcctgggaaggtggtgagggccaCCATCATGgaccagggaaggtggtgagggccaccatcttggaccagggaaggtggtgagggccaCCATCATGGAcctgggaaggtggtgagggccaTCATCATGgaccagggaaggtggtgagggccaccatcttggaccagggaaggtggtgagggccaccatctcggaccagggaaggtggtgagggccaccatcttggaccagggaaggtggtgagggccaccatcttggaccagggaaggtggtgagggccaCCATCATGGAcctgggaaggtggtgagggccaTCATCATGgaccagggaaggtggtgagggccaccatcttggaccagggaaggtggtgagggccaccatctcggaccagggaaggtggtgagggccaccatcttggaccagggaaggtggtgagggccaCCATCATGgaccagggaaggtggtgagggccaCCATCATGGAcctgggaaggtggtgagggccaCCATCATGgaccagggaaggtggtgagggccaccatcttggaccagggaaggtggtgagggccaccatcttggaccagggaaggtggtgagagtCACCATATATAAGATAATAAGATCATTGGTAACACCGCGGGTCATCACCTAGTAACTATATGTTGTGCTTGTTACTTTAATTAATTCATATCGTTAGTTTGCTTcacaaataattaaaactaagggTGTATGAAGAATGTTACAATATGAATACAATGTAAATTTGGTAAATACAATGTAAATTTGGTAAATACAATGTAAATTTGGTGAATTAGTAGCTTTGAACAACGTAACGAATTAATTGATTTTAATCTAGATTATTTCTGAATATAAATCCCCAAAAATTTTCGAGGTATTAGCAGTTTGGAGCTGTAACTACACCTTACTGATTGTCATGAAATACACTTTTAATttccataaataaataattaaaattgaCAATTAATTAAATgagaataaataaaatataacttGCTCCTACAAGTAATCCCCCACAAGCTTTTAAGCTGGCGACCAGGTGAGTTCCAGGAAGCTTTGTCTCCATTAGACGCCCCAGGAGACGCCCCAGGAGACGCCCTAGGAGACGCCCCAGGAGACGCCCCAGGAGACGCCCCTGGAGACGCTCCTGGAGACGCCCCAGGAGACGCCCCAGGAGACGCCCCAGGAGACGCCCCTGGAGACGCCCCAGGAGACGCCCCAGGAGACGCCCCAGGAGACGCCCCAGGAGACGCCCCTGGAGACGCCCCAGGAGACGCCCCTGGAGACGCCCCAGGAGACGCCCCTGGAGACGCCCCAGGAGACGCCCCAGGAGACGCCCCTGGAGACGCCCCAGGAGACGCCCCTGGAGACGCCCCAGGAGACGCCCCAGGAGACGCCCCAGGAGACGCCCTTGGAGACGCCCCAGGAGACGCCCCAGGAAACGCCCCAGGAGACGCCCCAGGAGACGCCCCAGGAGACGCCCCTGGAGACGCCCCAGGAGACGCCCCTGGAGACGCCCCAGGAGACGCCCCTGGAGACGCCCCAGGAGACTTCCCAGGAGACGCCCCAGGAGACGCCCAGGAGACGCCCAGGAGACGCCCCAGGAGACGCCCCAGGAGACGCCCCAGGAGACGCCCCAGGAGACGCCCCTGGAGACGCCCCAGGAGACGCCCCAGGAGACGCCCCAGGAGACGCCCCTGGAGACGCCCCAGGAGACGCCCCTGGAGACGCCCCAGGAGACGCCCCAGGAGACGCCCTAGAAGACGCCCCAGGAGACGCCCCAGGAGACGCCCCAGGAGACGCCCCAGGAGACGCCCCAGGAGACGCCCCAGGAGACGCCCCAGGAGACGCCCCAGGAGACGCCCCAGCTCTCAGCTTCAGAGTTGACCGTCTTGACGATGACGCTTACTGTTGGAATGAAACCAATCCAACACTTTAGTAATTATTACTTATGGTTTAAGTAATCGTCGAACCAGAAGTAAAGCAATACACTATGAGATCCGGGTGATCCATCAGACACTTGTGGGTGGTGATATGTGTAGGGTTTACAGTCATAACTACAAGGTGTGTTGTGAAGGTTTACAATCATTACCACAAGGTGTGTTGTTAAGGTTTACAATCATTACTACAAGGTGTGTTGTGAAGGTTTACAATCATTACTACAAGGTGTGTTGTTAAGGTTTACAATCATTACTACAAGGTGTGTTGTTAAGGTTTACAATCATTACTACAAGGTGTGTTGTGAAGGTTTACAATCATTACTACAAGGTGTGTTGTTAAGGTTTACAATCATTACTACAAGGTGTGTTGTGAAGGTTTACAATCATTACTACAAGGTGTGTTGTTAAGGTTTACAATCATTACCACAAGGTGTGTTGTGAAGGTTTACAATCACTACCACAAGGTGTGTTGTGAAGGTTTACAGTCATTACCACAAGGTGTGTTGTGAAGGTTTACAGTCATTACCACAAGGTGTGTTGTGAAGGTTTACAGTCATTACCACAAGGTGTGTTGTGAAGGTTTACAATCATTACTACAAGGTGTGTTATGAAGGTTTACAGTCATAACTACAAGGTGTGTTGTGAAGGTTTACAGTCATTACCACAAGGTGTGTTGTGAAGGTTTACAATCATTACCACAAGGTGTGTTGTGAAGGTTTACAGTCATTACCACAAGGTGTGTTGTGAAGGTTTACAATCATTACCACAAGGTGTGTTGTGAAGGTTTACAGTCATTACCACAAGGTGTGTTGTGAAGGTTTACAATCATTACTACAAGGTGTGTTGTGAAGGTTTACAGTCATTACCACAAGGTGTGTTGTGAAGGTTTACAATCATTACCACAAGGTGTGTTGTGAAGGTTTACAATCATTACCACAAGGTGTGTTGTGAAGGTTTACAATCATTACCACAAGGTGTGTTGTGAAGGTTTACAATCATTACCACAAGGTGTGAACTATGCGGAAATCTATCAGTGATTTCTTTAttaatttctttattatttaaatggactgtagttatttaattattatttaattatttcttcAAAGTACACTGTATGATTTAATACTTAGTTTCACTAGTAAACTTCACACATTTTGTGG is a window of Procambarus clarkii isolate CNS0578487 chromosome 41, FALCON_Pclarkii_2.0, whole genome shotgun sequence DNA encoding:
- the LOC138373076 gene encoding skin secretory protein xP2-like, whose protein sequence is MLQYEYNVNLETPQETPQETPLETLLETPQETPQETPQETPLETPQETPQETPQETPQETPLETPQETPLETPQETPLETPQETPQETPLETPQETPLETPQETPQETPQETPLETPQETPQETPQETPQETPQETPLETPQETPLETPQETPLETPQETSQETPQETPRRRPGDAPGDAPGDAPGDAPGDAPGDAPGDAPGDAPGDAPGDAPGDAPGDAPGDAPGDALEDAPGDAPGDAPGDAPGDAPGDAPGDAPGDAPGDAPALSFRVDRLDDDAYCWNETNPTL